The genomic DNA GCGGGAGCAGGTCACGCGGCAAATGTGACTGCGCGAACTCGATGATCGGAAGGCCGTGGAAGGATTTAGCCATACTGACCGACTCTTCGATCTTGCGAGCGAAATCTTGGTAGAAATCGTGGGTAGGTTTTCTCAAGATGAAGCCCAGCTTGTAGTGCGGCAGGTGCTGCTGCAAGCGCTGTTTGATGAGACCGGCAGCATGATAGCCGATCGCGTGCGCGGCCGCATGGACCCGCTGGGCGGTCTCCTCTCGCACCGGAAGGCGGACGTTCAGAACCCGATCGACTGTTGCTACGCTGACTCCGGCTTCGCGGGCGAGATCGGCAATTGTGACGCGCTTTCCCCTAGCGATTCTGATCGGCCGGTCCTCCATCATCCGGTGCGCTCCCGCGACGGCTTGGGGCGGCAAGCTGAAATAGTTCCCACACCCGGCGGTTGATAGCGCATTCGACGAACAGCGCTCCATGCGCACCCAGATGAGTTTCCGTGAACCGTTCGTTTGCTTAGGGGCTTCATGGTGTTGTATTACTCACTGCGTTAGTACTCTATTTCCAGCGCTCTTTGGAGGCTGGCAATTCGACTGTTGTGGCAAGGCCGCGACTTACACGTCGCGCTGTTGCGATTTTGCTTGCGGGGAGCCAGTTTGATGTAACCCTAACCGCGGAAAGCGGCTTCCATCCGTGACTGGTCCAATTCGCCTTCCCAGCGAGCGACAACGAGCGATGCCACCGCATTACCGACTAAATTCGTCAGCGCGCGGCATTCCGACATGAAGCGGTCCACGCCAAGAATTAGAGCCATTCCGGCAACGGGAACACTCGGCACGACAGAGAGAGTAGCGGCCAATGTGATGAAGCCGGCGCCGGTGACGCCTGCCGCACCCTTCGAGGAAAGCATCGCAATTAGCAGCAGGAGGATCTGATCGGCAATTGACAAATCTGTGTTCGTCGCCTGCGCGATGAAGAGGGCGGCGATCGTCATGTAGATATTGGTACCGTCCAGATTGAATGAGTATCCAGTAGGGATGACGAGACTTACGACCGAACGCGCGGCGCCGGCCTTCTCCATCTTCTCCATGAGCGAGGGCAGCGCGGCCTCCGAGGAGGACGTTGCCAGGACAAGCAGCAGTTCGTCCTTGATGTAGCGGACAAGAGAAAAGATCGAGAAGCCGTTGTAGCGGCAGACCGCGCCGAGAACCCCGAACACGAAGAGGAAGGCGGTAAGATAGAACGTCGCGACCAGTATCGCGAGGTTGGCCACCGAACCGATACCGTATTTGCCGATCGTAAAGGCCATTGCGCCGAAGGCGCCGATGGGTGCAGCCTTCATCAGAATGCCGACGAGCTTAAAAATGGGGGCGGTAAGCGCCTGGAGAAAGGTAACGACCGGCCTGCTCGTCTCTCCGGTCATCGCCAAAGCAATGCCGAACAGGACCGAGAAGAACAAGACTTGCAGGATGTCGCCTTCCGCGAAGGCACTGGCAATCGTTGACGGGATGATGTTCATCAGGAAGCTGGTCACGGACTGCTCGTGAGCCGTGGCCACATAGCCCTTAACGGCTTGGACATCGAGCGAGGCCGGATCGATGTTGAGGCCGGCGCCAGGCTGAACGATATTCGCGACAATCAGTCCGACAACGAGTGCAAGCGTCGAGAAGGTGAGGAAATAAACCATCGCCTTGGCGGCAACTCGGCCGACCTTCTGCAGATCGCTCATGCCGGCAATGCCGGTCGCAATTGTCAGGAAGATGACAGGTGCGATAATCATCTTGACGACTTTGATGAAGGCATCGCCGAGCGGCTTCAGGCTCTGGCCGGTTTCCGGATAGAGATAGCCAATTGCGGCACCCAGGACTATGGCGGCAAGCACCTGCACGTAGGTCCGGGCAAAATGGCGCTTGCGGGGCGCTGCGATCGCGCGGGGGACTTTTGGAACCAACACCGTTTCTCTCTCCCTGACCGGATCGGGGTGGGGGCTCCTCCTTCTCCCATGCTGCGCTCCGGTCGAGCGCTGCTGTCATCTCGGAGCAAGCGCCGTGCCAACTGGAGGCCTGTCCCGTCCAGCGAGATTGGTGCGGGTTGCGCACTGGAACCCTCCACCTTTGCCGGAATTTGCACTCAAGGCTCGCCAAAGATCGCGTGAAGAAGTGCTTCGCCAGAGAGGGAATTGACCAGGTCGCCTTGCGGCCGTGCCTTTGATGTTCGCCGCAGATCGAATGCCGGCCGATATCTGTCGTCTTGGTGACTTTGGTTGGTCAGTTTTGCGACGGAATGCGCGCAAACTGTAGGATATCCTACACGCCCATCAGAGCACGCGGGACAAGCGATTAAGCGTAGGAGCGCATCGAATCTCCGAGGTCAAAAAATCTTGAATAAGGTCCGCGTGCGAAGTGAATCCGCAACTCGTCAAAGTTCTCCACCGTTTGATCCAGCGGTCGCGTTTCCTGGCGCTGCAGGATGGCGTTATCTGATGGCTCAAGCGCTGGAACGCCCAGGAAATCCCAAACCGCTCCCAAGCATTGGGCAGGTTCATGAAGAAGGCTCTCGTATTCCATTACAAGCAGGTTGGTCGACGTGAAGGAGTCCATAACGCGAGCGTGAAAATCGTCGGCGGCTTTGAAATAAGCCTCACAGTCAGCGATTGACAACCTGACGCTCGGTGGCCGAGCGGTATCGTTGTCCGAGCTGAACTTCAGCCACTGACCGCTTTCCCTGGCCTGCACAAAGGAACGGAGCGATTCCAATACGTTTCGGCGAACAACGAGGATGACCTTGAGTGCTGGCCAACGAGCTAATTCCGCAAAGAATGCTGGACGCTCGCGAAACTGAGGTTCATTGATCTTGCAGCCAAGATGCGTCACATTCTTGTAGTCGCGCATAGGGCAGCGCACATAGGCAAGCTCAAGAAGCTCGCGATCCGTGCCTAGCAGGCGATCCGTGCTGGGCCAATTGGGATCATATTCGTTTAGCAACTCACCGTTACTCAAAACGGTCGGATGCTCGTTTAGCAATTCTTCTAAATAGTGTGTTCCGGTCCTTGGCATAGCAAGGATCACAAAAGGCTCAGGAGTTGGTTCGTTGTGGGTCATTGCATGTGTATCCAACTAAATAATGGCCGCGACGGTCTGGGGACGCGCACAAGAAGCTTGGCTGCTATCGCTTGAACGCTCCGGGTGGGTCCGCGCCTCACCACCCAGCCTGTACTCCGAGGTGTGGTCGCGAAGATGGGCGCGTGCCTGCAGCGGCTGGGTGGCGCCCGGCTTCGGCGTTGTTGTACCACTCGCGATTCCTGGCACACGCATGCCTCCGGGCCGCTGTGGGCAGTTTGCAATCCGGCATTGCGGACCTCCTTCTCGTTGATGGGCGTAGGTAAGCGTCAACGCATTAGTCGTCGATGAAACAGTCCAGCCGACACAAAAAAAGGCAATACAGCGAACATGCAAAGTGCGCCTATATGCAGCCCTACATTGTCGCCCAGGCGGCCGAGCATCACCGGACGGATTAGATCGATAGAATTCGCCAGCGGCGAGAAGGCCGCAATCTGCTGAAACACTCCTGGCAATTGGCCGACTGGAAAAACCGCGCCCGAAAGGAACAGCATAGGTGTGATGACAAGCGTCTGATAGAAAATAAAATAGTGATAACTGGGCGCGAGCGCGATGACGAGCATGGCCAGGCTCGCAAAGGCGAACCCGGTGAGAGCGATGACCGGCAGCACGTAGAGAACCGACGTCCACGCGGCATAACCTAGCGCGGCGGCAACAATCGCAATTGTCGTACCGGCCAGAAAGGCCTTTGTGGCTGCCCAGGTCAATTCACCGAGAACGATGTCGCCGAGGGTAAGTTGTGTGTGCAAGATTGCTTCCCAAGTGCCCTGATCGCGCATTCGACCGAAAACCGCGTAAATTGTTTCGAAGGTCGATGCTGTCATCGCGCTTGTCGCAACCATGCCGGCTGCCAGAAAAGCGATGTAGGATGCACCTTCGATGCGGCCTACCAACAGTCCAAGGCCAGTGCCGAGCCCGAAAAGGTAAATCATCGGATCAGCAAGGGTGCCGAGCATTGAAGCAAATGCCACCTTCTTCCATGCCAAATGATTGCGGCGCCACACCGCGATCCAGTTCCAGGCGTTGGCGGGTAGAGCGGCCGCAAGACGTTCACCCATTGCTCACTTCTCCATCTCACGTCCGGTTAGCCGCAAGAAAACGTCCTCCAGACTGGGTGGACGCTCCAGAATACGCAGACCCGCTCGACCGCGAAGCTGGATGCGCACATCCTCCGGATCAGGCGCATAGCAAAAGAGCGTCTCGCCGCTTACCTCGATACGCTGAACGTACGGCCTGATCAGCGAAATCAGCTCCTGTGGATTGCCGCCGAAGATCTCGATCACGTTGCACCCAATGTACTCGTCGATCAGCGCATGAGGACTGCCCTCGGCGATCTTGCGTCCCCGCTCGAGAACACACAGCCGATCACAAAGCCGCTCAGCCTCTTCCATGAAATGGGTGGTCAAAATGATCGTTTTTCCGCTCGCCAGCAGGAAACGAAGTCGCTCCCAGATCAGATGGCGGGCATGCGGGTCGAGGCCGGTCGTGGGCTCATCCATCACAAGCAACTGGGGGTCGTTGATCAGAGCACGTGCCAGCGTCAGGCGCCGCTTCATCCCGCCGGATAGCAGGCCGACACGTGAATCCGCCTTGCTCTCAAGGCGAGCGAACTCGAGGAGCCGTGGGATGACGGCGTTGATCTCTCTTGTTCTCATGCCGAAGTAGCGCCCGAACACCAACAGGTTCTCACGTACCGTAAATTCCAGGTCGAGATTGTCGAACTGCGGGACCACGCCTATGCCCTTGCGGGCCAAGCGGCTGCGTGCCGGCACTGGTAGACCGAGGACTGTTATATCACCCGCGTCAGGCCGGGTCATACCGAGGAGCATACGCGCAATCGTGCTCTTGCCTGCGCCGTTCGGCCCCAGCAGACCGAAGCACTCTCCCGATGCAACGGTGAAGGACAGCCCGTCCACAACGAGCTTGTTTCCGAATAATTTGGTTACGCCGGTAAGGTCGATTGCTACATTGGACATGCGTCTATCTCAAGCGGAATGAGTCCGATTGGCCACCGGCAGCTTACTTACGAATCTGGTTCAGAGCAGGCCACCGCCTTGAGATGGCACCTTTGGAAAGTCGCGGCCGGAGCGACGCGTGTATCGCTTCCGCCAAAGAATTAACGTCAAGATGCCACGTGTCGCTTCCAGATAGTTCCCGTTCTGACCATAGGTAACTCGACAAGCTTCACCACGTGTCGACTGACACAACTTACTCGGTCACCCGGCGCTGCAAGGCCGTCAGACTTCACCAGCTGTGAGCGAAAGATCTGCAGTATGAAGTGACTCCGCAATTCCAGAATTGCCCGCAGCATTTGCTCCGGCAAGCGGCGTCGCGCTTGTGATTTCCTTTGTGCTTCTGTTGGGCAGGGGAACACTTTTACGCGACAGCCAATCGCTATTGCTCAATGTACACAGGGCGTAAGCCTTCAAGGGGATCAACAGGAATATCCTGATTAACGCGTGCATTGAATAGCCGATGAATCGAAGCTGCCGAGTGCGGAAAGATAACACCGTAGATCTGATTATGGTCATGGTGACAATAGCCAGCACCGTCCACCAATTTACTGTATGTGAAAATAGTAGCTCACCGAGCGCCGTTACTACCGCGATGCCGAGCAACAATGGGCCGAGATTCTCTCCCATCACATCCAAAGTTAGATAGCGATCCAGGCCACGCAGTAGACCTCGCGCAAGCATCGTGTCCCGGAAAGTGCTCCGTGCCCAGCGGAGTTGTTGGCGCAAATAAGGTCCCATCTTGTCCGGAACGACTGTCGCCGCGACGGCACCTGGAACGTACTCGGTTCGAAAGCCTGCTTTCAGCATGAGGATCGTAAGATGACGGTCTTCACCGAAGTCGCTTGGTTTCCCCCTGAACAGCTGCGTCTCGTATTGATCCAGCAGAGAAAGGAGACAAGACCGGCGGTACATTGCACATGGGCCGCAGCAGCACATGACCGCACCAAAGCGACCTTGCGCCGCGCGCTCCTCATTGCAAGCCAGCCAGTATTCCATATCGATCAATCGGGTCAACCAAGTGTCGCTGCGGTTGTATGCCGTCAGCTGGCCCATGGCCGCTCCGACCATGGGATCCCGCATTTTTACTGCAAGCTTCGTGATCACGTCGGACGCAAGTGTCGTGTCAGAGTCGACGCTGAGCACGAAATCTCCAGATGAGCGGCGGATGGCGGCGATCTGCGCCTTGCGTTTGCCAACATTCTCGCGGAGCAGAATGAAATTGAATCTCGGGTCGCCCTCGTAGGCGTGATGTACCGGGATGACGGCATTACGATTTCCAGAACCGTCGTCAACCAGATAGACCTGAAATGTTCCGGCGTAATCTTGAATTGCGATGGAAGCTAAACACGCCGCGAGTGTGCGCGGGTCCTCATTGTAGCAGGGGATGATGACATCCACGCTCGGCCAACGGTCGGATCCGAACAAGCTTTCCGACGGCGGCGTAACATTTTCCGGTTGGGAGTAGACCGCTTGCATGCCTCTGTAAACAGTCGAGAGCACCGCATAAGACGAAACGGCAACAGTACTGGCTGTGGTGAGAAGGTCCATAGGATCTCTGTTTGTTCAGGGATGTTGAGGAAGTGATCGGATTACAAATCCGCGGCCGTGCAATTCTGGAATTAGGCGTGACAACGCTGTCACCGTCTGGTCGCGCAGACTGGCTTGATTGCCTGGTTGCAATTCGTCGGGAGCGCACCCGTCGTGCAACAGCACGATTGCGCCCGGCCGGATATCGGCGAGCACTCTGTCGACGATGGCGTCAACGCCGGGGCGAGACCAGTCGCGTGGATCAATGGACCAATGGACGGGCGCCAATGCCGCACCCGCTGATGCAGCGATTACTTCTTCGGTCCAGATGCCATACGGTGCACGAAAGTACCGAACCATGGCCTGCGGGCAAGCCATCCCTATGACTCTGTTTGCCTCAACTATCTGGCGGTCGACTTCGACGGGCCCGCATTTAGCCAGGTCCGGATGAGTCATCGTGTGGTTGGCTATACCGTGCCCGTCTGTAATAATTCGGCGAACGAGTTCCGGCTCGTCGGCCGCGTAGGCCCCAACAACGAAGAAGGTCGCCGGCACCTGATGTTGCGCCAGCACATTGAGTATCTGCGGTGTGAAAAATGAATTGGGACCGTCGTCAAACGTCAGATAGACGCTGCGCTCTGCAATGCCATCGGCATTGTCACTCTGCCCTTCGCATATGTAGTCCAGAGGCTTCATAGTTCCGGACCGTTCCGGTCGATCAGGGTACCGGACGGCCACTCGTCCATCGAGCGTCCGATCGGCGAAACCAACACGAGTACGTCTTCCAGGCGCGTGGGCGGCAGGTCGGGATGCACGTCTGGACGGGTCGACCGTACGCGAACGCCCGACACAATGTTCGCGAGGCCGGCTCTGCAGAATCTTTCGACATGGTTTCGCAGCGCGTGCCGAACCGTGCCGAAAGCGAATGGAACACCCAACTGATGGAGCACTGGGTACGCCACGCGCATCGAAAAACCGATTCCGAGCCCTTCAAGATCCGGACGAACCGCGTACAGGCCCAATTCAGCGACGATCAAGTCGACCTCGCCAACTTTGATGAAGCGCCGCAGCATGCCGATGTGAGCCGCTACCCCATGCGCGTCGTAGCCGATTGCGCGGAATTCCGGCCTCGCGCCGGCCCAACTGCGGCCGCCTTCGAATGGCTCCGCGTTGAAGGCGCCAGTCCGTCCATAGGTCTTTCGAAAAAAGTCGGAGAGTTCGACATGGTCGGCCAGTTGCAACTCATTTTCCCAGCACAACTTCCACTCGACATTCGGGCGCATGGAAGACCTCACCTTGTAGCTGTCCGGTTGAGATAAATGTCCAAGCATTGGTTAAATAATTGGCGTCGCCCCAACGGGGCGTAACTTGTGGAGACCGCCGAAAGACCAAGCCGCAATGCAGATGCGACTGACTTTGTACGCCCCGCACACCAGATGATGCTCCTCGGATCCAACGCAACCATCGGAACTACCTATCTTTCCAACTTGAAGCGCTTCTATGGGACCTGCAGCAAAAACGGTAAAATCCTTTGTTTAGATGAAAGGTATCCACGCTTTGGATAACTGGGCGAATGCGTTCCATATGGCTGGTCAATTATCGTCGTCACGCTCGAGGCACTTCTGACGAAGCGCAAAGCTCACGCCCGCGGCACGCGCGGCCGTTGCCGGGCCGCTCGATTATCTCCGTAAGAGCCCGAGCGGAGCTCAGACACGACGATTGATCAGAATCTGATTCGCGGGTTCAGTATCTTTTTCGTGTATCCAGCTCTGGGCTGTCCTTTGGCGGGAGTTAGGTTCGCCCAGGTTCTGAGCCTGGGGCGTCGGCCCGTTCGCCGCACAGGCTCCTTCGCACATCGTCGAGGCCGAGAAAGAGGTGGCCACACAGCTCCCCCTGTACTTTCCACCACCCGACACCAGAGCTCACCCAGGGCGCCGGCCTTGCTCACCTCAACGGATAGCGCACTCGCGCCGCTTCACGATTAAAAGAATTCTACAAGCAGATGCCTGTTTGATCGTGAGACGTCCGCTGCCAATTCCCGCATCGCAGAGGCAGCCAATAGCGCTCGCTTCACATAGTGGTCCGGCAAGCAGCTAGATACGACAGGTGACCTCAAATGAGGCGTCTTGCATGGCTTCTACACCTGCCTGAATGCCAGAACTGCGTTCGTGCCGCCCATGGCGAAGGCGTTGCTCATGGCGACGCGCACCTTGCGCTCGCGCGGCACATTGGGCGTGATGTCGAGGTCGCAAGCGGGATCTGGCTCGCGATAGTTGGCGGTCGGCGGCACGACGTCCTCTTGGATTGCCATCACGCAGGCGATCATTTCAAGCGCGCTCGCTGCGCCGAGGCAATGCGCGTGCGTGGACTTGGTGGAAGAGATGGACATCGAATAAGCGTGGTTTCCAAACACACGCTTGATCGCCGCCGTTTCAGTCTGATCATTGCTCTTGGTACCGGTGCCGTGCGCGTTGAGGTAGTCGACGTTCTCGGCATTCAGCCCGGCATCGGCAAGGCAGGCGCGCATCGCCGACGCTGGCCCCTCGACAGATGGCGCGGCGATGTGGAAGGCATCGGCGGAAAGGCCGACGCCGGCGATCTCGGCAAGAATTGTGGCACCACGCCTCGTGGCATGCTCGTAGCTTTCCAGCACGGCCATGCCCGCACCCTCGCCCAGCACCAGGCCCTTCCTATCGGCGGAGAAGGGCCGGCAGGTATCGGGTGAAAGCACGCGCATTGCTTCCCATGCTTTCAGCACGCCCCATGCGAAGGGTGCGTCGCTGCCCCCGGAAACCATTACGTCGGCCCGGCCCAGCTTGATCTGATCCACCGCCGAGGCGATCGCATGGTTGGCCGAGGCACATGCGGAGGTCACCCCGAACACCGGCCCGCGCAAGCCGAGGCGCAAGCTAAGATGGACGGAAGCGGCGCTGGGCATCACCTTTACTCCAGTGAAGAGTTCAGCACGGATTGCGCTACCCAAAAGCAGTGAGCGGTAAGTTTGTTCTGTTGCGTATGAACCGGTAAATCCAACGCCCACTGTCGCGCCGAAGCGATGGGCATTCCCTTCGTCGCAGGAAAGTCCGGCCTGCCGCATGGCTTCGCGCGCTGCAAGCACGGCGAGCAAGCTGAAGCGGTCCATGGAGATGAGATGCCCCCGGTTGATGTCGTGCTCGGGCAGCGCCTTGATCTCAGCGCCGGTCATGCCCTCCAGGTCATGAAGCTCGGAATTGGCGAGCGGGCCGATGGCGGAGCGGCCTTCGCGCATCTCTTTCCACATAGAGGCGGCGTCAGTGCCCAGTCCGCACAGGCCGCCCACTCCGGTGATAACGACGCGCCTGTCCATTCAAGCCTCCTTCGCAAGCAAGCCGCGGACGGCGTCCACGACGTCGCCGACATTCTTGAGATTCGACCAGGCATCGGCCGTGTTCATGTCGATCTTGATGCCGTAGGCCTGTTCCACATCCCAGAGGACGTCCGCCAAACCCAGCGAATCGAACCCGAGCGCGTCCAGTTCCGTGGCGATTGTTATCTCGCCGACGAATGACGCAGGCATTCCCTCACCGCTCTCCGACTCGGCGCGTTTCTTGATCAGGGCAATGACGTCCGTTGCGAATTGATCGGCCATTCTGTTTCCTGTCTTTCTTTCCCGCGTTTCGACCCGGACCCGCGGCTCAGTTCCTGAGGCGCGCCGCGTCGCGAAAGCCATCACGCTTGTGCGACTGACAAAGCCCAATGCTCATAAAGCCGGATCAGGTCCGGCCGGTGTGTGGCGTAGGTGCAGTATGACGATGTGAGCCGCTACACCGTGCGCGTCGTAGCCGATTGCGCGGGCTTCCGGTCTCGCGCCGGCCCAACTGCGGCCGCTTTCGAATGGCTTTGCGTGGAAGGTTCCCAGTCTGTCCATAGGCTCGGAAGAAGTCGGACAGTTGACATGGCCGGTCAGTTGCAACTCCCTTTCCCAGCACTCCACTGCCCGGTAGAGCGCATGAAAGTTCTCCTTTCGGGCAGTTCTTAAGACGCTCGTCACGCCATGAGGCAGTGGGGCATCGGTGTGCGTCAGGTGCTTCTGCCCATGCAGGATTCCACAACATTGATGAAATCGTTTGTTTCGATGAAAGGCATCCACACTTTGGATAGTTGACCACGCGTTTCAAAGATCGTGAACTACATCTCGTCGTTGTGCTCGACGCACTTCCGACAAGTAACCTCACGGGCGCGGCATGCAGGATCCGAGCCCAGCCGGTCATGAGTGCGGCCTTGCCGGGTCGGGCGATAGGCAGTCATGCCCTTCCTGCGGGTCAAGCACTCCGAAAAAACATTTCCCCCATAAATGCTAGATCTTCCGCTGCCTTTTCGCGTCACAGGCCGTCAAACGTCCGGCCGTTCACAACAGTGATCCGGCAAGTGTTTGGCTGCGCGAGACGATGCTGCAGGGAGTCGTCCTGCATGGCACTTCGCTATGA from Mesorhizobium sp. M1E.F.Ca.ET.045.02.1.1 includes the following:
- a CDS encoding dicarboxylate/amino acid:cation symporter, whose translation is MVPKVPRAIAAPRKRHFARTYVQVLAAIVLGAAIGYLYPETGQSLKPLGDAFIKVVKMIIAPVIFLTIATGIAGMSDLQKVGRVAAKAMVYFLTFSTLALVVGLIVANIVQPGAGLNIDPASLDVQAVKGYVATAHEQSVTSFLMNIIPSTIASAFAEGDILQVLFFSVLFGIALAMTGETSRPVVTFLQALTAPIFKLVGILMKAAPIGAFGAMAFTIGKYGIGSVANLAILVATFYLTAFLFVFGVLGAVCRYNGFSIFSLVRYIKDELLLVLATSSSEAALPSLMEKMEKAGAARSVVSLVIPTGYSFNLDGTNIYMTIAALFIAQATNTDLSIADQILLLLIAMLSSKGAAGVTGAGFITLAATLSVVPSVPVAGMALILGVDRFMSECRALTNLVGNAVASLVVARWEGELDQSRMEAAFRG
- the nodB gene encoding chitooligosaccharide deacetylase NodB, with the translated sequence MKPLDYICEGQSDNADGIAERSVYLTFDDGPNSFFTPQILNVLAQHQVPATFFVVGAYAADEPELVRRIITDGHGIANHTMTHPDLAKCGPVEVDRQIVEANRVIGMACPQAMVRYFRAPYGIWTEEVIAASAGAALAPVHWSIDPRDWSRPGVDAIVDRVLADIRPGAIVLLHDGCAPDELQPGNQASLRDQTVTALSRLIPELHGRGFVIRSLPQHP
- a CDS encoding NodA family N-acyltransferase, with translation MRPNVEWKLCWENELQLADHVELSDFFRKTYGRTGAFNAEPFEGGRSWAGARPEFRAIGYDAHGVAAHIGMLRRFIKVGEVDLIVAELGLYAVRPDLEGLGIGFSMRVAYPVLHQLGVPFAFGTVRHALRNHVERFCRAGLANIVSGVRVRSTRPDVHPDLPPTRLEDVLVLVSPIGRSMDEWPSGTLIDRNGPEL
- the nodC gene encoding chitooligosaccharide synthase NodC, whose amino-acid sequence is MDLLTTASTVAVSSYAVLSTVYRGMQAVYSQPENVTPPSESLFGSDRWPSVDVIIPCYNEDPRTLAACLASIAIQDYAGTFQVYLVDDGSGNRNAVIPVHHAYEGDPRFNFILLRENVGKRKAQIAAIRRSSGDFVLSVDSDTTLASDVITKLAVKMRDPMVGAAMGQLTAYNRSDTWLTRLIDMEYWLACNEERAAQGRFGAVMCCCGPCAMYRRSCLLSLLDQYETQLFRGKPSDFGEDRHLTILMLKAGFRTEYVPGAVAATVVPDKMGPYLRQQLRWARSTFRDTMLARGLLRGLDRYLTLDVMGENLGPLLLGIAVVTALGELLFSHTVNWWTVLAIVTMTIIRSTVLSFRTRQLRFIGYSMHALIRIFLLIPLKAYALCTLSNSDWLSRKSVPLPNRSTKEITSATPLAGANAAGNSGIAESLHTADLSLTAGEV
- a CDS encoding beta-ketoacyl-[acyl-carrier-protein] synthase family protein encodes the protein MDRRVVITGVGGLCGLGTDAASMWKEMREGRSAIGPLANSELHDLEGMTGAEIKALPEHDINRGHLISMDRFSLLAVLAAREAMRQAGLSCDEGNAHRFGATVGVGFTGSYATEQTYRSLLLGSAIRAELFTGVKVMPSAASVHLSLRLGLRGPVFGVTSACASANHAIASAVDQIKLGRADVMVSGGSDAPFAWGVLKAWEAMRVLSPDTCRPFSADRKGLVLGEGAGMAVLESYEHATRRGATILAEIAGVGLSADAFHIAAPSVEGPASAMRACLADAGLNAENVDYLNAHGTGTKSNDQTETAAIKRVFGNHAYSMSISSTKSTHAHCLGAASALEMIACVMAIQEDVVPPTANYREPDPACDLDITPNVPRERKVRVAMSNAFAMGGTNAVLAFRQV
- a CDS encoding ABC transporter permease; amino-acid sequence: MGERLAAALPANAWNWIAVWRRNHLAWKKVAFASMLGTLADPMIYLFGLGTGLGLLVGRIEGASYIAFLAAGMVATSAMTASTFETIYAVFGRMRDQGTWEAILHTQLTLGDIVLGELTWAATKAFLAGTTIAIVAAALGYAAWTSVLYVLPVIALTGFAFASLAMLVIALAPSYHYFIFYQTLVITPMLFLSGAVFPVGQLPGVFQQIAAFSPLANSIDLIRPVMLGRLGDNVGLHIGALCMFAVLPFFVSAGLFHRRLMR
- a CDS encoding sulfotransferase, translating into MTHNEPTPEPFVILAMPRTGTHYLEELLNEHPTVLSNGELLNEYDPNWPSTDRLLGTDRELLELAYVRCPMRDYKNVTHLGCKINEPQFRERPAFFAELARWPALKVILVVRRNVLESLRSFVQARESGQWLKFSSDNDTARPPSVRLSIADCEAYFKAADDFHARVMDSFTSTNLLVMEYESLLHEPAQCLGAVWDFLGVPALEPSDNAILQRQETRPLDQTVENFDELRIHFARGPYSRFFDLGDSMRSYA
- a CDS encoding acyl carrier protein; its protein translation is MADQFATDVIALIKKRAESESGEGMPASFVGEITIATELDALGFDSLGLADVLWDVEQAYGIKIDMNTADAWSNLKNVGDVVDAVRGLLAKEA
- the nodI gene encoding nodulation factor ABC transporter ATP-binding protein NodI → MSNVAIDLTGVTKLFGNKLVVDGLSFTVASGECFGLLGPNGAGKSTIARMLLGMTRPDAGDITVLGLPVPARSRLARKGIGVVPQFDNLDLEFTVRENLLVFGRYFGMRTREINAVIPRLLEFARLESKADSRVGLLSGGMKRRLTLARALINDPQLLVMDEPTTGLDPHARHLIWERLRFLLASGKTIILTTHFMEEAERLCDRLCVLERGRKIAEGSPHALIDEYIGCNVIEIFGGNPQELISLIRPYVQRIEVSGETLFCYAPDPEDVRIQLRGRAGLRILERPPSLEDVFLRLTGREMEK